The following coding sequences lie in one Spirosoma sp. KUDC1026 genomic window:
- a CDS encoding NAD(P)/FAD-dependent oxidoreductase: MNADFLIVGQGIAGSVLAWTLDQRGCSVILADDPGLPSASAVAAGIVNPLTGRKLVRTWNADELFPFLHQFYRSIEQQLGVQFFHSKTIYRPFRSDDERKTYQELTADPAVRPYVTESPEDASYSQWINNPFGGLSVAQAGWVDLNEFVRLIKGYFIQKNQYYEGRVEQTDLVVGDTSAAWKGITFNRVIFCDGVQAQQNPLFNWLPFNPVKGQILTALVDGYSIPDIVNQGVFILPVRPGLIRIGATYSWHDLDWEISDDGREYLEAKVRAVLKIPYEIVNQQAGIRPSTKDRRPFVGLHKGKPVAGIFGGMGTKGVSLAPYLAEQFARHLLDGEELDSEANISRCVSL; encoded by the coding sequence ATGAACGCCGATTTTCTCATCGTAGGACAGGGAATTGCCGGATCGGTACTGGCCTGGACGCTCGACCAGCGGGGCTGTTCCGTAATTCTGGCTGATGATCCGGGCCTGCCTTCGGCCTCAGCCGTGGCTGCGGGTATTGTTAACCCCCTGACGGGGCGAAAACTCGTCCGGACCTGGAATGCCGATGAGCTCTTCCCCTTTCTGCACCAGTTTTATCGCTCCATTGAGCAGCAGCTGGGCGTTCAGTTTTTTCATTCCAAAACCATTTATCGACCGTTTCGCTCCGACGACGAGCGGAAGACGTATCAGGAGCTCACGGCTGACCCGGCAGTACGTCCTTACGTGACGGAGTCGCCGGAAGATGCGTCTTACAGCCAGTGGATTAATAACCCGTTTGGCGGGCTGAGTGTTGCTCAGGCGGGTTGGGTGGATCTGAACGAATTCGTCCGGCTGATCAAAGGGTATTTCATTCAGAAAAATCAGTATTACGAAGGTCGCGTTGAGCAGACCGATCTGGTTGTTGGCGATACGTCGGCGGCCTGGAAAGGGATTACGTTCAACCGGGTTATTTTCTGCGACGGTGTGCAGGCGCAGCAGAATCCGTTATTCAACTGGCTGCCCTTCAATCCGGTAAAAGGCCAGATTCTGACGGCCCTGGTGGATGGCTATTCTATTCCCGACATTGTCAACCAGGGCGTGTTCATTCTCCCCGTCCGGCCCGGTCTGATCCGAATTGGCGCTACGTACAGCTGGCACGATCTTGACTGGGAAATCAGCGACGACGGACGAGAATACCTGGAAGCAAAGGTGCGGGCCGTCCTGAAAATTCCGTACGAAATTGTTAATCAGCAGGCGGGAATCCGGCCGTCGACCAAAGACCGTCGCCCCTTTGTCGGACTCCATAAGGGCAAGCCGGTAGCGGGTATTTTCGGGGGAATGGGCACCAAGGGTGTATCGCTGGCCCCGTACCTGGCCGAGCAGTTTGCCCGGCATTTACTGGACGGTGAAGAATTAGATTCGGAAGCGAATATTAGCCGTTGTGTTTCGTTATAG
- the cmk gene encoding (d)CMP kinase: MPKIVIAIDGYSSCGKSTTAKAVAARMGYGYIDTGAMYRAVSLYFIRERISLSNQREVLAALDAIHITFNHNKRTGRNETCLNGLNVEEEIRKMYISNIVSEVSAIPEVRWAMVAQQQKMGRRRGVVMDGRDIGTKVFPDAEVKVFMTADTYTRARRRQEELLEKGEMVNLDEIIQNLEKRDKIDTTRTESPLVQAPDAELLDTSHMTIEEQVDWVIERADRRLAEIHRLSGSQTKKA, translated from the coding sequence ATGCCCAAGATAGTTATTGCCATTGATGGCTATTCCAGCTGCGGTAAAAGTACAACCGCTAAGGCCGTGGCCGCCCGAATGGGATACGGTTACATCGACACCGGAGCCATGTACCGCGCCGTTAGCCTGTATTTTATTCGTGAACGGATCTCCCTGTCCAACCAGCGGGAAGTCCTGGCCGCTTTGGATGCTATTCATATTACGTTCAACCACAATAAACGCACGGGCCGGAACGAAACCTGCCTTAATGGGCTGAACGTCGAAGAAGAAATCCGGAAGATGTACATTTCTAATATCGTCAGCGAAGTAAGTGCCATTCCGGAAGTGCGCTGGGCAATGGTCGCGCAGCAGCAGAAAATGGGCCGTCGGCGGGGTGTTGTCATGGACGGTCGTGACATCGGCACGAAAGTATTTCCGGATGCGGAGGTGAAAGTCTTTATGACAGCCGATACGTACACCCGCGCCCGGCGTCGGCAGGAGGAACTGCTCGAAAAGGGGGAAATGGTTAACCTCGATGAAATTATTCAGAATCTGGAAAAGCGCGACAAGATCGATACGACCCGCACCGAAAGCCCGCTTGTTCAGGCGCCCGATGCCGAGTTGCTCGATACGTCGCATATGACTATTGAGGAACAGGTTGACTGGGTGATCGAACGAGCCGACCGCCGACTGGCCGAAATTCATCGGTTGTCGGGCAGCCAAACGAAGAAGGCATGA
- a CDS encoding GNAT family N-acetyltransferase, translated as MTTTLITFALSTGRLRPWREGDEDSLSRHASNRHIWNNVRDFFPYPYTPRDAHSWVRSNKSYHQPTNFAIEIEGQAVGNVGFTVKDDIYRFNAEIGYWLSEDYWGRGIMSEAVPIVTRYIFDQFQVNRVFACVLSGNMGSMHVLRSAGYRHEAILRQAATKNNQYFDEHIFAILREECTGNE; from the coding sequence TTGACAACTACGTTGATCACGTTCGCACTGTCTACTGGCCGACTCCGTCCCTGGCGTGAGGGCGACGAAGATTCGTTGTCCAGACACGCCAGCAACCGCCATATCTGGAATAATGTCCGCGATTTCTTTCCTTATCCCTATACCCCCCGCGACGCGCATTCCTGGGTACGATCCAACAAATCGTATCATCAGCCCACGAACTTTGCCATCGAAATAGAGGGACAGGCTGTTGGGAATGTCGGGTTCACCGTCAAGGACGACATCTATCGTTTCAACGCAGAGATTGGCTACTGGCTGAGCGAAGATTATTGGGGTCGGGGAATCATGAGTGAGGCTGTGCCCATCGTGACCCGGTATATTTTCGACCAGTTTCAGGTCAACCGGGTGTTTGCCTGCGTCCTGTCGGGCAATATGGGCTCAATGCATGTTCTACGGTCGGCGGGCTATCGGCACGAAGCGATTTTACGGCAGGCAGCCACCAAAAATAACCAGTATTTCGATGAACATATCTTCGCAATTCTCCGCGAGGAATGTACTGGCAATGAGTAA
- a CDS encoding anthrone oxygenase family protein, with protein sequence MSYVPDLLLFLFIINLGTAFGAGLYETKIILPRWFPKTATSSYSINVDAMRQTDVGRSFWAFVSTGPLTLLTLANLVVAWQSAPPKHDWWLAATLLTLVERLSTFTFFIPTAIRFQKADVQPIANPRRLVQAWIRLNYVRLALNLTAWLLTLEALSV encoded by the coding sequence ATGAGCTACGTACCAGATCTTCTGCTGTTCCTGTTTATCATCAACCTGGGTACCGCCTTTGGCGCCGGGCTATATGAGACAAAAATCATTCTGCCCCGCTGGTTTCCCAAAACAGCTACGTCGAGCTATTCCATCAATGTAGACGCTATGCGGCAAACCGACGTGGGGCGCAGCTTCTGGGCGTTTGTCAGCACCGGCCCGCTTACGCTACTTACCCTGGCCAACCTTGTCGTTGCTTGGCAGTCGGCCCCGCCCAAACACGATTGGTGGCTTGCCGCTACGTTACTGACGCTTGTCGAACGACTAAGTACGTTCACCTTTTTTATTCCAACGGCCATCCGGTTTCAGAAGGCCGATGTCCAGCCTATTGCCAACCCCCGTCGCCTAGTTCAGGCATGGATTCGGCTGAACTACGTCCGTCTGGCGCTCAACCTGACAGCCTGGTTACTGACCCTGGAAGCCCTGTCGGTTTAA
- a CDS encoding lactate utilization protein C gives MSSRDQILSRARQNKPDLLPLPEVPTFVDETDDLIDRFQKALAFVGGTQLDLADGMSLSDQIRQTFPDARRITSSLELPGIELVAIDANTEKTVLEQVDLAILAGAFAVAENAAIWLPEANMMNRSLPFITQHLVLVVAKDQLVPNMHVAYQRIDRASLSYGVFIAGPSKTADIEQSLVVGAHGARSLMVVLV, from the coding sequence ATGAGCAGCCGCGATCAGATTCTCAGCCGGGCCCGGCAAAACAAACCCGACCTGTTGCCACTTCCGGAAGTACCTACCTTCGTTGACGAGACCGATGATCTGATTGACCGGTTTCAGAAAGCGCTGGCGTTCGTTGGCGGAACACAGCTCGACCTGGCCGATGGTATGTCATTGAGCGATCAGATCCGTCAGACGTTCCCTGATGCCAGACGGATTACTTCGTCGCTGGAATTGCCTGGTATTGAGCTGGTAGCGATTGATGCTAATACGGAGAAAACTGTGCTCGAACAGGTCGATCTGGCCATTCTGGCGGGCGCGTTTGCCGTGGCCGAGAATGCCGCCATCTGGCTGCCGGAAGCCAACATGATGAACCGGTCTCTGCCGTTCATTACGCAGCACCTAGTGCTGGTAGTGGCGAAAGACCAGCTTGTGCCCAATATGCACGTGGCTTACCAGCGTATCGACCGGGCGTCGCTTTCCTATGGTGTATTTATTGCGGGACCATCGAAAACCGCTGACATTGAGCAGTCGCTGGTGGTGGGTGCCCACGGCGCCCGGAGCCTGATGGTCGTGTTGGTATAG
- a CDS encoding histidine kinase, producing the protein MTREQLIGTMGRNGRRVSMRASDLSDFDFSGLDLTKADLSFSNLSRANFRGAILREANLSFSELKGADFTDADLYEANFSFSGLQNVNLDGANVEGARFNFSGRSAYKPERPIRPEPITLTTILQKPGWGTLIGALLGALLVYGCSGIIYFTNLILRAQDRTIAGLYRYIIVQNCIDGILCFLITWSLSGWLTRRYPEAWKRHVLVSIAVLLNFFVINTILFLFLGKTFVDQLALRPDYFDADAPWPIYALGNILVANVFLYVLQQGRQLTRKLSEQEFQLLNLEKLKTRAELDALQAKINPHFLYNSLNSIASLVHEDPDKAEEMTLLLSKLFRYSTGRNGELFASLTDELEMVRTYLQVEQVRFSSRLVFSVEVSDPALNDLKLPQFLLQPIVENAIKHGIAKRADAGRIDVRIYEKKEELHLCVHDNGPAFPDDMGGGYGLRSIQDKLKLLYGDDARVELQNWPIKQVLLSIRMNKVRATTSASFTAV; encoded by the coding sequence ATGACGCGCGAACAATTAATTGGTACCATGGGCCGCAACGGTCGGCGAGTCAGTATGCGGGCTTCCGACCTGTCTGACTTTGATTTCAGCGGGCTTGACTTAACCAAGGCCGATCTGAGTTTTTCCAACCTGTCGCGAGCCAATTTCCGGGGGGCTATTCTACGGGAAGCCAATCTGAGTTTCTCGGAATTGAAAGGAGCCGATTTTACTGACGCCGATCTGTACGAAGCCAATTTTAGCTTTTCCGGTTTACAAAACGTAAACCTGGACGGTGCCAATGTCGAAGGAGCCAGATTCAATTTTTCGGGCCGTAGTGCCTACAAGCCGGAAAGACCCATTCGGCCTGAGCCCATTACGTTGACTACCATTCTGCAAAAGCCCGGCTGGGGTACGCTCATCGGTGCGTTGCTTGGTGCTTTACTGGTATATGGATGCAGCGGCATCATCTACTTTACGAACCTGATCCTGAGGGCCCAGGACCGCACCATTGCGGGATTATATCGGTATATTATTGTCCAGAACTGCATTGATGGTATACTCTGTTTCTTGATTACCTGGTCATTATCTGGCTGGCTTACCCGCCGGTATCCGGAAGCTTGGAAACGCCATGTACTCGTCAGTATAGCCGTTCTGCTCAATTTTTTCGTGATCAACACGATCCTGTTTCTCTTCCTGGGCAAAACGTTCGTTGATCAGCTTGCCCTTCGACCGGATTATTTTGATGCTGATGCGCCCTGGCCCATTTATGCGCTAGGCAACATTCTGGTTGCCAATGTTTTTTTGTACGTACTGCAACAGGGGCGTCAGCTTACCCGCAAACTATCGGAACAGGAATTCCAGCTGCTTAATCTGGAGAAGCTAAAAACCAGGGCAGAACTGGATGCACTGCAGGCCAAAATCAACCCGCACTTTCTGTATAATTCCCTCAACAGCATTGCCAGCCTGGTGCACGAAGATCCGGACAAAGCCGAGGAAATGACCCTCCTGCTGTCGAAGCTTTTTCGCTATTCAACTGGACGTAACGGGGAGCTATTTGCTTCGCTGACCGACGAGCTGGAAATGGTCAGAACGTACCTCCAGGTTGAGCAGGTTCGCTTTAGTAGCCGGCTGGTGTTCAGCGTCGAAGTCAGCGATCCGGCGTTGAACGATCTGAAACTACCGCAGTTTCTGCTCCAGCCTATCGTCGAGAACGCCATCAAACACGGTATAGCTAAACGAGCCGATGCCGGCCGTATCGATGTCCGGATTTACGAAAAAAAAGAGGAGTTACACCTGTGCGTCCACGATAACGGACCCGCCTTTCCCGACGATATGGGTGGTGGCTATGGCCTGCGTAGCATTCAGGACAAGCTGAAGTTGCTATACGGCGATGACGCTCGGGTCGAGCTTCAGAACTGGCCCATCAAGCAGGTACTCCTGTCGATTCGTATGAATAAGGTGCGCGCAACTACCTCAGCTTCCTTTACCGCAGTTTAG
- a CDS encoding LytR/AlgR family response regulator transcription factor: MQFPLKTILIDDEPLAISRLRRLLAKHSDTFAIVGEAANGAEGLTLVEARQPDLIFLDIEMPLLNGFEMLSRLTTMPLVVFATAFDQYAIRAFEENSVDYLLKPIEADRLTRTVQKIRTLVERNDHTSTGTAVSTENVMRLLAQMQPKKEIYSISVKTGDKIRLVPLSDIAYFEAEDKYVFLATLDGQKFLTNYTLTTLAEKLPDTFVRVSRSIMVNRHKISEVHKHFDGKFQLVMTDKKTTRLTTGSTYVDTVRQLLEL, encoded by the coding sequence ATGCAATTCCCACTAAAAACAATCCTCATTGACGATGAACCGTTGGCCATTAGCCGGTTACGGCGCCTGCTGGCGAAACATTCCGACACCTTTGCCATTGTTGGCGAGGCCGCGAACGGCGCCGAAGGTCTGACGCTTGTGGAGGCCCGGCAACCTGATCTGATTTTCCTGGATATTGAAATGCCACTGCTGAATGGGTTCGAGATGCTATCACGCCTAACGACTATGCCGTTGGTCGTTTTTGCTACTGCCTTTGATCAGTACGCTATTCGGGCGTTCGAGGAGAACTCCGTAGATTACCTGCTCAAACCTATCGAAGCCGACCGCCTGACTCGAACGGTGCAGAAGATCAGGACGCTGGTTGAACGTAATGACCACACGTCAACCGGAACGGCCGTTTCGACGGAAAACGTCATGCGGCTGCTCGCGCAGATGCAGCCCAAGAAAGAGATTTACTCCATATCGGTAAAAACCGGCGACAAAATCCGGCTGGTTCCGCTCTCCGACATTGCTTATTTTGAAGCCGAAGACAAGTATGTTTTTCTCGCAACGCTGGACGGTCAGAAATTCCTGACGAACTATACACTGACCACACTGGCCGAAAAGCTCCCCGATACGTTCGTGCGCGTCAGTCGATCCATCATGGTCAATCGGCACAAAATCAGCGAAGTCCATAAGCATTTCGACGGAAAATTTCAACTGGTCATGACCGATAAGAAAACCACCCGCCTGACTACCGGCAGCACCTATGTCGATACGGTTCGGCAGCTCCTCGAACTCTGA
- a CDS encoding translation initiation factor, with amino-acid sequence MSKKKFTGIVYSTDPDFNYQSDDAPQAETLAPVQQNLKIWLVKLGGNKVVTAVREFIGTDADLADLGKQLKAACGAGGSVKDNEILIQGDHRDKVLTWLTGKGYKAKKAGG; translated from the coding sequence ATGAGCAAGAAAAAATTCACCGGTATTGTCTACTCGACCGATCCCGATTTCAACTACCAGTCCGACGATGCACCCCAGGCTGAAACGCTGGCTCCGGTGCAGCAGAACCTAAAGATCTGGCTCGTCAAGCTCGGCGGGAACAAAGTTGTTACGGCGGTTCGGGAGTTCATCGGCACCGACGCTGATCTAGCCGATTTAGGCAAGCAACTAAAAGCCGCCTGTGGGGCAGGCGGCTCAGTAAAAGACAACGAAATTCTAATCCAGGGCGACCACCGCGATAAAGTACTGACGTGGCTCACCGGCAAAGGCTATAAAGCGAAAAAGGCAGGAGGTTGA
- a CDS encoding Rpn family recombination-promoting nuclease/putative transposase, with translation MNNPHDKLFKATFSHPEVVASLIEDLFPSELSRHLQLDSLVLTTNSYIDDELNEHFADLVYDCAFDDGITIQIALLLEHKSYVVAEPHLQLLRYLGNRWQQDSEHRRKLTPIIPVIIYHGTDAWQQQPFASSLVGTNSLLQTFFPEFDYVLINLTALKEEQIFAFRNRFLALSAALMKHRQDKRFDEYVRQNIRPLMQGLADNELAGVVIPTFLYLLETTRLTGDDIVLIFSTVSKQTEEAAMNGIEKLHQEGWLKGHAETARKFIKGALKLGMDAKTIADTFEMDIAEVSAIIEKIRQEKA, from the coding sequence ATGAATAATCCGCACGACAAACTGTTCAAAGCCACTTTCTCGCATCCGGAGGTGGTTGCCTCGCTCATCGAGGACCTGTTTCCGTCGGAACTGAGCAGGCATCTTCAGCTAGATTCTCTGGTGTTGACAACGAACTCATATATCGACGATGAGCTGAATGAGCACTTTGCGGATCTGGTCTATGACTGTGCGTTTGATGACGGCATAACCATTCAGATCGCGCTGTTGCTGGAACACAAGAGTTACGTCGTTGCCGAACCACATCTGCAGTTGTTACGGTATTTAGGCAACCGCTGGCAGCAGGACAGTGAACACCGTCGCAAATTGACGCCTATCATTCCAGTGATCATTTATCACGGAACGGATGCATGGCAACAGCAACCATTCGCTTCGTCTCTGGTCGGAACGAACAGTCTGCTACAAACCTTCTTCCCGGAATTTGATTATGTTCTTATCAATCTGACTGCCCTGAAAGAAGAGCAGATTTTCGCTTTTCGGAATCGCTTCTTAGCGCTGTCGGCTGCGTTAATGAAACACCGGCAGGACAAGCGTTTTGATGAGTACGTTCGTCAGAACATTCGCCCATTGATGCAGGGGCTGGCGGATAATGAACTGGCTGGAGTTGTTATCCCGACGTTTCTGTATTTACTGGAAACAACCCGCTTGACCGGAGACGATATTGTTCTTATTTTTAGTACCGTATCCAAACAAACTGAAGAGGCCGCTATGAATGGAATTGAGAAACTGCATCAGGAAGGCTGGCTTAAAGGCCACGCAGAAACCGCTCGTAAGTTCATCAAAGGAGCGCTGAAGCTGGGTATGGACGCTAAAACCATCGCTGATACGTTCGAAATGGATATTGCTGAAGTATCGGCCATCATTGAGAAGATCCGTCAGGAAAAGGCCTGA
- a CDS encoding peptide MFS transporter translates to MEATIDKPSTRSGHPTGLYVLFFTEMWERFSYYGMRAILLLFLIDNVRGGMGLTTSEGAAIYGIYTASVYLLSLPGGWIADNLLGQRKSIWYGGLIIMLGHIILAFPSDKAIFYLGLAVVAMGTGLLKPNISTIVGELYPEGGARRDAGFSIFYMGINLGSLLGITIVGYLGQKVGWHYGFGAAAVGMGLGMITFRTLGQRYLSQHGNEPRKAETSEATTSGGSKALIGFMGAVVAILVALQLTGVLDLTTAQGLAQAMGAIISLTALGYFAYILLAGGLDTVETKRVSVLFIFFLAAAVYWAGNEQQGSSLQIFADRHTDLTFFGWQIPSSWFQNLNSGFILLFSPVLAGLWIFLANRNINYSVPAKMATSLLLLGMAYVVMIFASEQAITGVRTSPLYLGFTYLLFTLGELFLSPVGLSSFTKLAPKRYASQLMGIWFVGSSLGNLVAGLFAGGFDEENVAQMPSLFQSVAIFSLGAGVLLLLFVKPLRKWMGGIQ, encoded by the coding sequence ATGGAAGCTACGATTGATAAACCCAGTACCCGTTCCGGCCACCCGACAGGCCTGTATGTCCTGTTTTTCACCGAGATGTGGGAACGTTTCAGCTACTACGGTATGCGGGCTATTCTGCTGCTGTTTCTGATCGATAACGTTCGGGGCGGAATGGGCCTGACAACCAGCGAGGGGGCGGCCATCTACGGTATTTATACAGCTTCGGTTTACCTGCTTTCGCTGCCGGGGGGCTGGATTGCCGACAACCTGCTGGGACAGCGTAAATCCATCTGGTATGGCGGGCTGATCATCATGCTGGGGCACATTATTCTGGCTTTCCCATCCGACAAAGCCATTTTCTACCTCGGGCTCGCTGTGGTAGCGATGGGTACCGGGCTGCTGAAACCAAACATCAGTACCATCGTTGGCGAACTGTATCCCGAAGGGGGAGCGCGCCGGGATGCGGGCTTTTCGATCTTCTACATGGGCATCAACCTGGGCTCGTTACTGGGTATTACCATTGTTGGGTATCTGGGCCAGAAAGTCGGCTGGCATTACGGCTTCGGCGCAGCTGCGGTGGGGATGGGATTAGGAATGATCACATTCCGTACGCTGGGACAACGGTATTTAAGCCAGCACGGGAACGAGCCTCGAAAAGCCGAAACCAGCGAGGCTACAACATCCGGCGGCAGCAAAGCTCTGATTGGATTTATGGGCGCTGTCGTGGCCATACTCGTGGCACTCCAACTGACCGGCGTTCTTGACCTGACAACGGCACAGGGCCTGGCGCAGGCAATGGGAGCTATTATTTCGCTGACGGCGCTGGGCTATTTTGCCTACATTCTCTTGGCAGGCGGTCTGGATACGGTCGAGACAAAACGAGTCTCCGTCCTGTTCATTTTCTTCCTGGCTGCGGCTGTGTACTGGGCTGGCAATGAACAGCAGGGCTCATCGCTGCAAATCTTTGCGGATCGGCATACTGATCTGACGTTCTTCGGCTGGCAGATTCCATCCAGCTGGTTTCAGAACCTGAATTCGGGTTTTATTCTGCTGTTTTCACCGGTGCTGGCCGGCCTGTGGATTTTTCTGGCGAACCGAAATATCAATTATTCTGTGCCCGCTAAAATGGCAACGAGCCTGTTGCTGCTGGGTATGGCCTATGTCGTGATGATCTTTGCGTCTGAACAGGCAATTACCGGGGTTCGTACGTCGCCCTTGTATTTAGGGTTCACTTATTTACTCTTTACCCTTGGCGAACTGTTTCTAAGCCCGGTAGGATTGAGTTCGTTTACCAAATTAGCTCCCAAACGCTACGCCAGTCAATTGATGGGGATCTGGTTCGTAGGGTCATCGCTGGGTAACCTGGTTGCCGGGTTGTTTGCGGGTGGTTTTGACGAAGAAAACGTAGCACAGATGCCTTCGTTGTTTCAGAGTGTAGCGATCTTCTCGCTCGGGGCTGGTGTTCTGCTGCTGCTGTTTGTCAAGCCACTACGGAAGTGGATGGGTGGCATTCAATAG
- a CDS encoding peptidoglycan DD-metalloendopeptidase family protein, with translation MLLPVDFQKDRLLFLDFSATNPELSTLALTDTASFTDYVFSKLKAAQAVVGVGGYNEHRVIYRRSPHFQQEPAEPREIHLGIDLWIEAGTPVFAPLDGVVHSFQDNTGFGDYGPTIILEHEVDGRPLYSLYGHLTRQSLNGLYEGRSVRTGEKIAEVGPYPENGDWPPHLHFQLMTDMLGRKGDFPGVCSVADRERFLAICPNPNVLLSIPGLP, from the coding sequence ATGCTCTTACCCGTTGATTTTCAAAAAGATCGTTTGCTGTTTCTTGATTTCTCAGCCACCAATCCTGAGCTGTCTACCCTGGCCCTGACCGACACGGCGTCATTCACGGATTACGTATTCAGCAAATTAAAAGCGGCCCAGGCAGTGGTTGGTGTGGGCGGTTATAATGAGCACCGGGTCATTTACCGACGTAGTCCGCATTTCCAGCAGGAACCGGCCGAACCCCGCGAAATCCACCTGGGGATTGATCTCTGGATTGAAGCCGGTACGCCCGTTTTTGCTCCGCTGGACGGCGTCGTTCATAGCTTTCAGGATAATACCGGGTTCGGCGACTACGGACCAACAATTATTCTGGAACATGAGGTCGACGGTAGACCGCTGTACAGTCTGTACGGTCACCTGACGCGACAATCGCTGAATGGTCTATACGAAGGCAGGTCTGTCAGGACTGGAGAGAAAATAGCTGAGGTTGGCCCCTACCCCGAAAACGGCGACTGGCCACCGCATCTACACTTTCAGCTCATGACCGATATGCTGGGTCGCAAAGGTGACTTTCCCGGCGTTTGCTCGGTAGCTGACCGGGAGCGATTTCTGGCTATCTGCCCCAACCCAAACGTACTGCTCTCCATTCCAGGGCTACCCTAA
- a CDS encoding GbsR/MarR family transcriptional regulator — protein MTFEEAKDTFIHTWGTLATQWGISRSMAQLHALLLIAPTPLSIEEIMEQLQISRGNASMTLRDLMDWGLIFKQLKPGERKEFFWAEKDIWKVARQVAKERRRREITPVVEVLNELKSIPTNTPEAQEFQRVMTGLSNVVGFADSTLNAVIKAEENWLMSQFMKVFK, from the coding sequence ATGACATTTGAGGAAGCGAAAGATACATTCATTCATACCTGGGGTACGCTGGCCACGCAATGGGGTATCAGCCGTTCGATGGCGCAGTTACACGCGCTGTTGCTGATTGCCCCGACTCCCCTCAGCATTGAAGAAATCATGGAGCAACTTCAAATTTCGCGGGGGAACGCCAGTATGACGCTACGGGATCTCATGGACTGGGGACTGATCTTTAAGCAACTCAAACCTGGTGAACGGAAAGAGTTTTTCTGGGCGGAAAAAGACATCTGGAAAGTAGCCCGGCAAGTGGCGAAGGAGCGCCGTCGCCGGGAAATCACTCCTGTTGTCGAGGTGCTGAACGAGCTGAAGTCTATACCTACTAACACCCCCGAAGCGCAGGAATTTCAGCGGGTTATGACGGGTCTAAGTAACGTTGTTGGTTTTGCTGATTCCACGCTGAATGCCGTTATTAAGGCTGAAGAAAACTGGCTAATGAGTCAATTTATGAAAGTTTTTAAGTGA
- a CDS encoding alpha/beta fold hydrolase, translating into MSFFRKILLVMASVLGSLPGHAQANRDPLFVSFDKTKIHYDVVGEGQPVVLLHGFLNTGETWKRSPLRQALVDAGFKVVTLDLRGNGLSDKPHSAEAYQDNAELKDVTALMKHLGLTQYDVVGYSRGAILTARMLTLDKRIRRAVMGGVNADFTDPNWPRRKAFQEVFTDSSTHPEFKGAVRYAQKIGADLTAMARLQEFQPSTPLTALARVRVPVLVVNGKEDADNPKPEVLVNAIPGAKLVIVPGDHGGAMHRPEFAKAVVEFLTSKR; encoded by the coding sequence ATGAGCTTTTTCAGAAAAATACTTCTCGTCATGGCCTCGGTGCTAGGGTCCCTACCGGGGCACGCGCAGGCCAACCGGGACCCCTTGTTCGTCTCATTTGACAAGACGAAGATTCACTATGATGTAGTCGGGGAAGGGCAACCCGTTGTCCTGCTGCACGGGTTTCTCAACACGGGCGAGACCTGGAAACGGTCTCCACTGCGACAGGCTCTGGTCGATGCGGGTTTCAAAGTCGTTACGCTTGACCTACGTGGAAATGGGCTGTCAGACAAACCCCACTCGGCAGAAGCGTACCAGGACAACGCCGAGCTAAAGGACGTAACAGCCCTGATGAAACACCTCGGACTGACGCAATACGACGTAGTAGGCTACTCCCGGGGGGCTATCCTAACTGCCCGAATGCTGACGCTGGATAAACGGATTCGCCGGGCAGTGATGGGTGGCGTCAATGCCGACTTTACCGATCCTAACTGGCCGCGACGTAAAGCATTTCAGGAAGTTTTCACGGATTCCAGCACCCATCCGGAGTTTAAAGGTGCGGTGCGTTACGCCCAAAAAATAGGTGCTGATCTGACGGCTATGGCCCGGTTGCAGGAATTTCAACCGTCGACCCCGTTAACGGCTCTGGCGCGGGTACGTGTTCCGGTGCTGGTGGTTAACGGAAAAGAGGACGCTGATAATCCGAAGCCGGAAGTTCTGGTCAACGCGATACCCGGCGCCAAACTGGTCATCGTTCCCGGCGATCACGGTGGTGCCATGCACAGACCGGAGTTCGCAAAAGCTGTGGTTGAGTTCCTGACAAGCAAGCGCTGA